In Gemmatimonadetes bacterium SCN 70-22, the following are encoded in one genomic region:
- a CDS encoding carboxylate-amine ligase, whose translation MKPPSLTIGVEEEYQIIDPRTRELQSYITQILESDHMVLEQVRPELHQSIVEVGTRICRTPQEVHAQLVQLRRGVMELAARRGLKIAAAGTHPFSHWAEQEITQLDRYIGTKEAMQQLAQQLLIFGTHVHIGIEDREFLIDACNVSRYFLPHLLCLSTSSPFWIGRKTGLKSYRSAVFRAFPRTGIPRFIPSWADYDNYLNTLVATSCIPNGSKIWWDVRPHHTFPTLEFRICDVCTRVDEAVCVAAILQALVFKLWKMRRDNITWRIYSSELIDENKWRAVRYGLEGKLIDFGKNVELPAPELIRELIAWFLDDVLDELGSRKEVEYAFTILAGGSSADRQVSTYERTGGDLKAVVDQLIRETEEGVQPLEKTNGREDERASK comes from the coding sequence ATGAAGCCACCGAGCCTAACGATCGGCGTCGAGGAAGAGTACCAGATCATCGATCCCCGGACGCGTGAGCTGCAATCCTACATCACGCAGATCCTGGAGTCCGATCACATGGTGCTCGAGCAGGTGAGGCCGGAGCTCCACCAGTCGATCGTCGAGGTGGGGACGAGGATCTGCCGGACGCCGCAGGAGGTGCACGCCCAGCTGGTCCAGCTTCGCCGCGGGGTGATGGAACTGGCGGCGCGGCGCGGGCTCAAGATCGCGGCGGCGGGGACACACCCCTTCTCGCACTGGGCCGAGCAGGAGATCACGCAGCTGGACCGCTACATCGGGACCAAGGAGGCGATGCAGCAGCTGGCGCAGCAGCTGCTCATCTTCGGGACGCACGTGCACATCGGGATCGAGGACCGCGAGTTCCTGATCGATGCCTGCAACGTGTCGCGGTACTTCCTCCCCCACCTCCTCTGCCTCTCCACCAGCTCGCCGTTCTGGATCGGGCGCAAGACGGGGCTCAAGTCGTACCGCAGCGCCGTCTTCCGCGCCTTCCCGCGCACCGGAATCCCGCGCTTCATCCCCTCGTGGGCCGACTACGACAACTACCTCAACACGCTCGTCGCGACCAGCTGCATCCCCAATGGCTCGAAGATCTGGTGGGACGTACGCCCGCACCACACGTTCCCGACCCTCGAGTTCCGCATCTGCGACGTCTGCACGCGCGTCGATGAGGCCGTCTGCGTGGCGGCGATCCTGCAGGCGCTCGTCTTCAAGCTGTGGAAGATGCGGCGCGACAACATCACCTGGCGCATCTACTCGTCGGAACTGATCGACGAGAACAAGTGGCGTGCCGTGCGCTACGGGCTGGAAGGGAAGCTCATCGACTTCGGGAAGAACGTCGAGCTCCCGGCCCCCGAGCTGATCCGGGAGCTGATTGCATGGTTCCTCGACGACGTCCTCGACGAGCTGGGGAGCCGCAAGGAGGTCGAGTACGCCTTCACCATCCTCGCGGGCGGCTCCAGCGCCGACCGCCAGGTCAGCACGTACGAACGCACGGGGGGCGACCTGAAGGCGGTGGTGGATCAGCTGATCCGGGAGACCGAGGAAGGGGTCCAACCTTTGGAGAAGACGAACGGACGAGAGGACGAGAGGGCGAGCAAGTGA
- a CDS encoding glutathione synthase — translation MSKRVGLVVGREWSWPPAFIEEVNQRDQGVIAEYARLGGDHHDGPVPWDVLIDRISHEVPMYRSYLKKAVLEGKTVINNPFMWSADDKFFGAALAAKLGVASPKTVLLPNKDYVPGIVPTESLRNLKFPLDWDELARYVGMPCILKDAHGGGWKEVYVCHSVQELVDNYNHSGLLTMIVQEFIEWDQFVRCLCLGQEEVLPMHYDPKGRKYIVDDDYLTPAMRARIITDCRTLCSALGYDMNSLEFAVKDGVPYAIDFMNCAPDMDLYSLTPTYFDWVVKGMADLAIRLALHPRRTAVEAKWSALFTAAR, via the coding sequence ATGAGCAAGCGTGTCGGGCTGGTCGTGGGTCGCGAGTGGTCCTGGCCCCCGGCCTTCATCGAGGAGGTCAACCAGCGGGACCAGGGGGTGATCGCCGAGTATGCCAGGCTGGGGGGCGATCACCACGACGGGCCGGTGCCGTGGGACGTCCTGATCGACCGGATCTCGCACGAGGTGCCGATGTACCGCTCGTACCTCAAGAAGGCGGTGCTCGAGGGGAAGACGGTCATCAACAACCCGTTCATGTGGTCGGCCGACGACAAGTTCTTCGGCGCCGCGCTGGCGGCGAAGCTCGGCGTGGCATCGCCGAAGACCGTCCTCCTTCCCAACAAGGACTACGTCCCCGGGATCGTCCCCACCGAGTCGCTGCGCAACCTGAAGTTCCCGCTCGACTGGGACGAGCTGGCCCGATACGTCGGGATGCCGTGCATCCTCAAGGACGCGCACGGTGGCGGCTGGAAGGAGGTCTACGTCTGCCACAGCGTGCAGGAGCTGGTCGACAACTACAACCATTCCGGGCTCCTCACGATGATCGTGCAGGAGTTCATCGAGTGGGACCAGTTCGTCCGCTGCCTGTGCCTGGGGCAGGAGGAGGTCCTCCCGATGCACTACGACCCCAAGGGGCGGAAGTACATCGTCGATGACGACTACCTCACCCCGGCGATGCGGGCGCGCATCATCACGGACTGTCGCACGCTGTGCTCGGCGCTGGGCTACGACATGAACTCGCTGGAGTTCGCCGTGAAGGACGGCGTGCCGTACGCCATCGACTTCATGAACTGCGCGCCCGACATGGACCTCTACTCGCTCACCCCCACCTATTTCGACTGGGTGGTGAAGGGGATGGCGGACCTGGCGATCAGGCTGGCGCTGCACCCGCGGCGCACGGCCGTGGAGGCGAAGTGGAGCGCGTTGTTCACGGCGGCGCGCTGA